One window from the genome of Candidatus Chlorohelix allophototropha encodes:
- a CDS encoding DUF790 family protein, translating to MLKLAQVMARLHINGGIATVKQMRPQLGDDSQRAQNLIGLFQEAVKQNVSRDELDLRLARFTGARLDYREIDGLAKVICDSFTEFRSITGQPNEAENEDEQSELAQLSRLRLAVWREVVKPEFSPFANPALKVALTGSSGKITKAVASHDETLLAQLLPESKKETILRSIAHQSGFSLNNSDEPLRVGDVLFSDLAGRHKLIALSAELTVENLLNRYNVELLRGVLYLAPRLIIRVRDNYKDLFKFIKLFGLMHETRPLYSKSGIEGNESSIEGYEILLEGAVSPFLARTDRRYGIQFARFLPALLLCEADWELEAELVTGFGKNALFKLKPQPHLRSHFKGSGEFDSQLEQSLAISFEEKFGTGKQKERKGWAIQREDRIIPVFDTVMIPDFSFEHTDGRRALLEIMGFWQPQYLERKIAKLNRAGRRDLIVMVSERTRCGREHFSKDGQEPVYPVIFFKGVPRLGQVMEALERWAI from the coding sequence ATGCTAAAACTGGCACAGGTGATGGCACGATTGCACATCAACGGTGGTATTGCCACTGTCAAACAGATGCGTCCACAATTGGGAGACGATTCTCAACGTGCCCAGAACCTGATCGGGCTTTTTCAGGAAGCCGTAAAACAAAATGTTAGTCGAGACGAGTTGGATTTAAGACTGGCGCGTTTTACTGGCGCGCGGCTAGATTATCGTGAAATAGATGGTTTGGCAAAAGTTATCTGTGATAGTTTTACAGAATTCCGTTCCATCACAGGGCAACCGAATGAAGCTGAAAACGAAGATGAGCAAAGCGAACTAGCGCAACTGAGCCGTTTGCGATTGGCAGTGTGGCGTGAGGTTGTAAAACCTGAATTTAGCCCTTTCGCTAATCCTGCTCTAAAAGTAGCTTTAACAGGCAGTTCTGGTAAAATTACAAAAGCTGTAGCCAGCCATGATGAAACTCTGCTTGCTCAACTGCTACCAGAGAGCAAAAAAGAAACGATATTGCGTAGTATCGCGCACCAGAGCGGTTTTAGCTTGAATAACTCTGATGAGCCATTGCGTGTTGGCGATGTCCTTTTTTCTGATCTGGCGGGCAGACACAAGCTAATAGCACTATCAGCGGAACTAACCGTTGAAAACTTACTTAATCGTTATAATGTCGAATTGCTGCGCGGGGTACTATATCTTGCACCTCGTCTGATAATCCGAGTACGTGACAATTATAAAGACCTATTTAAATTCATCAAGCTCTTTGGTTTGATGCATGAAACTCGACCACTCTATTCGAAAAGTGGGATTGAGGGTAATGAAAGCTCAATAGAAGGCTACGAAATCTTGCTGGAAGGCGCAGTTTCGCCTTTTCTAGCGCGTACCGATCGGCGTTATGGAATCCAGTTTGCCCGGTTCTTACCGGCTTTGCTACTATGTGAAGCAGATTGGGAACTTGAAGCCGAATTGGTTACAGGGTTTGGAAAAAACGCCTTGTTCAAGCTAAAGCCGCAACCGCACCTACGGAGCCATTTCAAAGGGAGCGGTGAGTTTGATAGCCAATTAGAGCAAAGCCTGGCTATTTCTTTCGAGGAAAAATTCGGAACCGGAAAGCAGAAAGAGCGCAAAGGATGGGCTATCCAGCGTGAGGATCGCATTATTCCGGTTTTTGACACGGTTATGATACCTGATTTTTCATTTGAACATACCGATGGGCGGCGCGCATTGCTTGAAATAATGGGGTTTTGGCAACCACAGTATCTGGAACGAAAGATTGCAAAACTTAATAGAGCAGGTAGGCGCGACCTAATAGTAATGGTCAGTGAACGAACTCGTTGTGGGCGAGAACATTTTAGTAAAGATGGGCAAGAGCCAGTGTATCCCGTAATATTTTTCAAAGGCGTTCCAAGATTGGGGCAAGTAATGGAAGCACTAGAACGGTGGGCTATTTGA
- a CDS encoding GNAT family N-acetyltransferase: MSIEYTLPKELGDGLLLRQATLADAEAIANFNSIIHGQPGKPEERVKHWTLALIKGDYPSVSPDDFLVVVDQKQDCKIVSTLCLISQIWSFNGIEMKVGQPEIVGTDPEYRRKGLIRAQFEAIHAISKAKGEIIQAITGIPWYYRQFGYEMALNLNGYKFFYFRNISKLAEGETEQYRYRPVTPNDIPVLTTLYESYCKDQPIWRVRNDADWQREISLTDEKYLFFRKYWLIETLEGVPVGYFNTLPGETYSYNICEVAVMSGHPIRIVCEYLTRVLNEMTNERNKGREKPFEAAIFSLGETSPVYEALGKQLEKLNKPYAWYIRVADLPDFLRRIAPILEKRLSGSVFEGFSGTLKLNFYVSHLQLTFEKGKLTDIRAYQPQSFEDGDALFPYLTFLQLLFGHRSLSELIYAFADCYPTNERSRILIETLFPQQATNIIVMG, encoded by the coding sequence ATGTCAATTGAGTACACATTACCCAAAGAGCTTGGTGATGGTTTGTTGTTAAGGCAAGCTACCTTAGCCGATGCTGAAGCAATTGCCAACTTCAATTCTATAATTCATGGGCAACCGGGTAAGCCAGAAGAAAGAGTAAAGCACTGGACACTTGCGCTAATAAAGGGAGATTATCCAAGTGTTTCCCCGGATGATTTTCTGGTAGTAGTGGATCAAAAACAGGATTGTAAAATAGTTTCAACGCTCTGTCTGATTTCACAAATCTGGTCATTCAATGGGATTGAAATGAAAGTTGGACAACCTGAAATAGTTGGAACTGACCCTGAGTATCGGCGCAAAGGTCTAATACGCGCCCAGTTTGAAGCCATTCATGCTATTAGCAAGGCTAAGGGTGAAATCATTCAGGCAATAACCGGTATCCCGTGGTATTACCGACAATTTGGCTATGAGATGGCGCTTAACCTTAACGGTTATAAGTTTTTTTATTTTCGCAATATAAGCAAACTTGCTGAAGGTGAAACCGAGCAATATCGATATCGCCCCGTCACCCCAAACGACATCCCGGTTTTAACAACTTTGTATGAATCTTACTGTAAAGACCAGCCGATTTGGCGGGTGCGAAACGATGCCGATTGGCAGCGCGAAATTAGCCTCACCGATGAAAAGTATCTGTTCTTTCGTAAGTATTGGCTTATCGAAACCTTGGAAGGTGTTCCGGTAGGTTATTTTAACACTTTGCCGGGAGAAACCTATTCTTACAATATATGCGAAGTTGCGGTAATGTCCGGTCATCCAATAAGAATTGTTTGTGAGTATCTTACAAGAGTATTGAATGAAATGACCAATGAACGAAATAAGGGGCGGGAAAAACCTTTCGAGGCAGCTATCTTCTCACTAGGCGAAACCAGCCCGGTATATGAAGCATTGGGAAAACAACTTGAGAAGCTTAACAAGCCGTATGCTTGGTACATACGGGTGGCAGATTTGCCGGACTTTTTACGCCGGATTGCTCCAATATTAGAAAAACGATTGAGCGGTAGTGTCTTTGAAGGTTTTTCGGGTACATTAAAGTTGAATTTTTATGTAAGCCACTTGCAATTAACTTTTGAAAAAGGCAAACTGACTGATATTAGAGCCTACCAGCCTCAAAGTTTTGAAGATGGCGATGCGCTTTTTCCATACTTAACTTTTTTACAGTTACTATTTGGTCATCGCAGCCTTAGCGAGTTAATTTACGCCTTTGCTGATTGCTACCCAACTAACGAACGTAGCAGGATTTTGATTGAAACCCTTTTTCCACAGCAGGCTACTAACATAATTGTAATGGGCTAA